The DNA segment TCACTATGCTTTTAGTATTGATGCTTACTTCAAAAGGAATTGCAGGTGTTCCGAGAGCTTCTCTGGTAATCATTGTGGCCACATGTTCCATGTTCGGAATTCCTCCTGAAGGAATCGCCCTGATCCTTCCGATTGACCATTTCTGTGATATGGGAAGAAGTATGACCAACGTTCTTGGAAATGCTTTGGCAACTTCAGCGGTTTCCAAATGGGAAGGACAGCTGGATAATCATGGTGGTGATCTTTAAAATATGTAGTAAATAAGAAAAATGGTCAATAGTGCATTCACTGTTGGCTATTTTTTTAGGAGCTATTTGACTCCGTCGAATTGTATTTGTGAATTTTTTTAAGGAGCAATTTAATTATATCGAAAAGCAGTATTTATTTTTTTATTTGAAGCTTTTTCCCGCTCTCACTACTCGCTTTTCCGAGTTCTTTTCGCGGCGGCTTTGCCGCCGCGAAAAGAACTCGGAAAGAGCTCAGACATGCCGTTCGATCGGGGCTAATTGGTCATGCCGGAACTTTTCTTCATGAAATTATTATAAAATCCTTAATTTTTATAAGTCATACAATCTGCGTTATACGTGTCATCCGCGGGAGAAAACATAAATATTGAGTTATTATACCTTTAATATTACGCTTTAAGCGAAGTCTTTTTAAAAAATACTCTTGTTGAGATCCTTTCAGGATGACAAAATTGCTGCATGATTCCTAATTCAAATTAACAGTAATAACATAGAATCTGCAAAATCTATGTGATCATTAAAAGAAAATCTTTGCATCTTTGCTTTTCAAAAAACTGTTTTTTAGAAAATGAATTTAGACCATCATAAAAACTCAATACAGGAAAATGGCTTTACTGTAATTAACAACGTTTTTTCGGAAGAAGAAATTAAAAAGATCGGAGAAATCATTCAAAATATAGATACCTCGAAAGAGACATTCAGAAAATCAGATGATCTTTTCGCGATCAGGCAATTTTTAAAAGAAATTCCTCAAGTCAGGGAGCTGGTTTTCAATGAAAATATAAAGAACATCATCACAGAAATTTTCGGAGAAAAATATTTTGTGGTGAAAAGCATTTACTTTGATAAGCCTGAAAAATCAAATTGGTATGTGGCATATCATCAGGATCTTACGATTTCTGTTGACAAAAAAACAGATCTTCCGGGATTTGGTCCGTGGACTACGAAGCAGAATCAGTTTGCCGTTCAGCCGCCGATTGACATTCTGGAAAATATTTTTACTATTAGGATTCACCTGGATGATACCGATGAATACAACGGTGCGTTAAAAGTAATTCCAACATCACACGCGAAAGGAATTTACCGCCCCGAAACCATCGACTGGTCCGTAGAAACAGAAACCATCTGCAGGGTGCATAAAGGCGGAATAATGCTCATGAAGCCTTTACTTCTTCATGGATCAAACCGTACTACAAACGGAAAAAAAAGAAGGGTGATTCATATCGAATTTTCAGACAGACAATTACCGGAAGAGCTGAAGTGGTCGGAAAATATGAATTAAAATAAAAAACCTCTTCAAAAGAAGAGGTTTAGTTTTTTACCATTCAAAATTGATTATTTCTCCATATTTTGTATTGATATTATCCGGAAGGTATAAAAGTAATATCAAAAATTCTTCTCCGGGTTTATGATCGAAGAACATAGGGGTGTCGATAATCATATTTCTTTTAAGAATGTTTTCAATTTCTTGATCCTTATCTCCGAAAGTTGTGACCGGAGTCAGTTCCTCAATTTTAGAATAATCATTAACTTTTACCTTATAAATTGCAAACGGATTTTTCGGCGAAAAGTTTTTTATTGCTGAAAGATCAGATTTGTTACCTTTTTGTAATTCATCAAAGCACGTCGCAAATTGCAGTCCTGTGAAAGCAAATTTATTTTTATCAATATAGGCGAATGTTTTTTCCAAAACTTCAGATGTTGCTTTTTCCTTCTCCATATCAAACCTGTATTTCGGAGAACAGGACGAAATAGAATATTCACCATTGTATTTATTCAATAAAATAAGATAGGTTTCACCAGGCTGTACATCTGTTTCGCACGCTCCTGAATACGGATTTCCGATAAGGCCCCTTACAGTAAGCGTTTGGAATTTCTTACCTTTATAAATCTTTTCAAATTTTATATCTGCCTTATAAGTTCTCTGTTCCGCATTTTCGCCGTAGACCTTTATAATTCTGATAATTCCCGCAACATCTGCAGCCAGATAGTTTTCTGCTAACGGATCTGTTTTACATTTGCAGGCGTACAACGTTACAACGTTTAAAACTAAAAAGAAAAAAAATAACAGTTTTTTCATGATCAGTATTATTTCACGGAAATTTCATCCACAAAAATATAAGCATCGCCCCCCGCTCCCTGGTGCCATTCCGGAAGTTTGCCGAAATGATAAGCTTTTACTTTGATAAATCGAGCCTGTGTAGGCAATACCTCAGCTGAAAAATCTTTTATCTGAACGGTTTCGTCTTTCGGATCAAGTGTATTTTCCACCGTTTTCAGCAGAATGTAATCTTTGCCGTTGTTTGAAACATAATATTCTACTTTTTTCGGCATTAAAATCCATGCTCTGCTGTCCTGAAGATAGGTGGAAGACAATTTTGTGAATTGCTGTGGAGATCTCATATCGATAACGGCTTCAAAAGTCTGTCCCTGGTAACCCAGCCATTCTCCTTTTCGCCAGTTGGTATCACCGCTGATGCCGTCAATTAAAGATAATTTTCCACTTGCAGTATACTGTGGAGTAGGATGGGAAAGTACCGAAATGTCCCAATTATTAGGTCTTCTGTTGAAGTCGGCTCTTACAATAGAGCTTTTTTCTCCTTTTCGCTCTGCGTAAGCGGCAACCTGCGTTGTTTTGGTAATGGTGAACGGACCTTTGTAAGGCATGAACATTTTTCTAACATTAGCATCTCCTTCGTCGAGTGTCATGTAGTAAATTTTATCATCAGGATTCATGGCAGTAATTTCTACTTTCGT comes from the Chryseobacterium nepalense genome and includes:
- a CDS encoding phytanoyl-CoA dioxygenase family protein, giving the protein MNLDHHKNSIQENGFTVINNVFSEEEIKKIGEIIQNIDTSKETFRKSDDLFAIRQFLKEIPQVRELVFNENIKNIITEIFGEKYFVVKSIYFDKPEKSNWYVAYHQDLTISVDKKTDLPGFGPWTTKQNQFAVQPPIDILENIFTIRIHLDDTDEYNGALKVIPTSHAKGIYRPETIDWSVETETICRVHKGGIMLMKPLLLHGSNRTTNGKKRRVIHIEFSDRQLPEELKWSENMN